One segment of Anatilimnocola aggregata DNA contains the following:
- the bioB gene encoding biotin synthase BioB translates to MIQPSPVALRAVELSTDWAELARQVLAGYQLTEEDALGMLQAPDDQLLEIMAAAYKVRHRHWGNTVQLYFLMNAKSGLCPEDCSYCSQSKVSEAEIPKYNLLSREKLMAGAKMAAERKSGTYCIVISARGPSEREIRAVETIVPEIKQQYGLNVCACLGLLTPEQAQRLAAAGVDKVNHNLNTSREYYPEVCTTHTYQDRVDTLNAVRSAGLKLCSGGIIGMGEKDVDVVRMAFELRELGVESIPLNFLNAIDGTPLEKNARLNPRYCLKALAMFRLVNPASELRIAGGRELHLGSLQALGLYAANSVFVGDYLTTSGQAPSADYKMIEEMGFVVTKTEDGGSCG, encoded by the coding sequence ATGATTCAGCCTTCTCCCGTGGCGCTTCGCGCTGTTGAACTTTCGACCGATTGGGCCGAACTCGCGCGGCAGGTGCTCGCCGGTTATCAACTGACCGAAGAAGACGCGCTGGGCATGTTGCAAGCGCCGGACGACCAACTGCTGGAGATCATGGCCGCGGCCTACAAGGTGCGCCATCGTCACTGGGGAAACACGGTTCAGCTCTACTTTTTGATGAACGCCAAGAGCGGCCTGTGCCCGGAAGATTGCTCGTACTGTTCGCAGAGCAAGGTGAGCGAGGCGGAGATTCCCAAGTACAACCTGCTCAGCCGCGAGAAGCTGATGGCGGGAGCCAAAATGGCCGCCGAGCGGAAGAGCGGCACCTACTGCATTGTCATTTCGGCCCGCGGGCCGAGCGAGCGGGAGATTCGCGCGGTCGAGACCATCGTCCCCGAGATCAAGCAGCAATACGGGCTGAACGTTTGCGCTTGCCTCGGTCTGCTCACGCCGGAGCAGGCCCAGCGGCTGGCAGCAGCCGGTGTCGACAAGGTGAATCACAACCTGAACACCAGCCGCGAGTATTATCCCGAAGTTTGCACGACGCACACCTATCAAGACCGCGTCGACACACTGAATGCCGTGCGCTCGGCCGGCCTCAAACTGTGCAGCGGTGGCATCATCGGCATGGGCGAGAAGGATGTCGACGTCGTACGAATGGCCTTCGAGCTGCGCGAGCTAGGTGTCGAGTCGATTCCCCTCAATTTTCTCAATGCCATCGATGGCACGCCGCTGGAGAAGAATGCCCGACTCAATCCGCGGTATTGCCTCAAGGCGCTGGCCATGTTCCGGCTCGTGAATCCCGCCAGCGAATTGCGGATTGCCGGCGGCCGCGAACTGCACCTGGGTTCGCTACAAGCGCTGGGGCTGTATGCGGCCAACTCGGTCTTCGTGGGCGACTATCTCACCACCAGCGGGCAGGCTCCGTCGGCCGATTATAAGATGATTGAAGAAATGGGCTTCGTGGTCACCAAGACCGAAGACGGCGGTAGCTGCGGATAA
- a CDS encoding PSP1 C-terminal domain-containing protein produces MLGQHWVRFGVMGQVSRFGASDGLRYARGARVICRTERGLEVGEVLSPIDNGSDNYRGSTQGTILRRVGVEDDLLLARLEKNRQQAFLDCEALLAQHDLPATLAEVELLFDGQSLLFYFLGETTPEVDALTAELAKTYAATVQFHQFADLLTQGCGPGCGTPEAEGGACGTGPGGGCAGCAVAAACSPRVHHSH; encoded by the coding sequence GTGTTAGGCCAGCACTGGGTTCGTTTTGGCGTGATGGGACAGGTCTCGCGCTTCGGTGCGAGCGACGGCCTGCGGTATGCCCGTGGGGCCCGTGTTATTTGCCGAACCGAACGTGGCCTGGAAGTCGGCGAAGTCCTTTCGCCCATCGATAACGGCAGCGATAACTACCGCGGCAGCACTCAGGGGACGATCCTGCGGCGCGTGGGGGTCGAAGACGACCTGCTACTCGCCCGCCTCGAAAAAAACCGCCAGCAGGCGTTTCTCGATTGCGAAGCCTTGCTGGCCCAGCACGACCTGCCGGCCACGCTGGCCGAAGTGGAGCTCCTCTTCGACGGCCAATCGCTCCTGTTTTATTTCCTGGGCGAGACTACGCCCGAGGTCGATGCCCTGACTGCCGAACTGGCCAAGACCTACGCGGCCACGGTGCAGTTTCACCAATTTGCCGACCTCCTCACGCAAGGTTGCGGCCCCGGTTGCGGCACCCCCGAGGCCGAAGGGGGAGCTTGCGGCACAGGTCCCGGCGGTGGCTGTGCAGGCTGTGCTGTCGCTGCTGCTTGCAGTCCGCGGGTCCATCACTCGCACTAA